From Virgibacillus ihumii, the proteins below share one genomic window:
- a CDS encoding alkaline phosphatase D family protein — MSDERSLDEMIQKLNEETMQKNVDRRGFIEGAGKIAGVSLGMVIAQSMTGVKVVAEAKFSDYPFSLGVASGDPLPDSIVLWTRLAPKPLEGGGAPARNIPVHWELASDEHFRNIVQRGTAIARPELGHSVHVEVERLQADTVYFYRFKAGHEYSQVGRTKTVPAHDSSVSSLAFAFASCQQYEHGYYTAYKHMAKEDLDLVFHLGDYIYEYGPNEYVSGSGNVRTHSGPEIITLDDYRNRHAQYRTDKDLQAAHAAFPWVVTWDDHEVENNYADTIPEKGQSVEEFIQRRIAAYQAYYEHMPLRKSSMPHGPDMQLYRNFSYGDLANFFVLDTRQYRDDQANGDNSSPQTPESLNPSRTLLGEKQEGWLLENLDQSQSNWNVLAQQIFFSERNYGPSPDEPLYSMDAWDGYTPARQRITDFAATKDMNNLIVLTGDVHASWASNLMADFKDLNSRILGAEFVGTSITSGGNGADERADTDRILEQNEHIKFFNDYRGYVRCQVTPTQWKTDYRVLPFVTKPGADISTRASFIYKKDQEGLKELSATIVPQGKTKSNEVEVDRYRAHDRAHTKQQKQPN, encoded by the coding sequence GCCGGTGTCTCACTGGGTATGGTAATTGCGCAATCGATGACCGGGGTCAAGGTTGTTGCGGAAGCAAAGTTCAGTGACTATCCATTTTCACTTGGGGTTGCTTCAGGTGACCCGCTTCCTGACAGTATCGTTCTATGGACAAGATTGGCGCCTAAACCTCTTGAAGGCGGGGGAGCACCCGCGCGAAATATTCCGGTGCATTGGGAGTTGGCAAGCGATGAACATTTTCGCAACATCGTGCAGCGTGGAACCGCAATAGCAAGACCGGAATTAGGTCACTCCGTACATGTGGAAGTTGAGCGCCTGCAAGCTGACACAGTCTATTTCTATCGTTTTAAAGCCGGACATGAATACAGTCAAGTTGGACGGACGAAAACAGTTCCGGCACACGATTCGAGCGTGTCCAGTCTGGCATTTGCCTTTGCATCCTGTCAGCAGTATGAACACGGCTATTATACAGCTTACAAACATATGGCTAAAGAAGATCTAGACCTTGTCTTCCATCTTGGAGACTATATATACGAATACGGTCCAAATGAATATGTATCCGGCAGTGGAAATGTAAGAACGCACAGCGGACCTGAAATTATAACATTGGATGATTACCGAAACAGGCATGCCCAATATCGAACGGATAAAGATCTGCAGGCCGCCCACGCTGCTTTCCCTTGGGTAGTAACGTGGGATGACCATGAAGTGGAGAATAACTACGCGGATACCATTCCGGAAAAAGGCCAATCGGTTGAAGAATTTATCCAGCGGCGGATTGCTGCTTATCAGGCGTATTATGAACATATGCCGCTGCGGAAATCTTCCATGCCTCATGGACCTGATATGCAGTTATACCGTAATTTTTCCTATGGTGATCTGGCAAATTTCTTTGTGCTTGATACACGTCAATACCGTGATGATCAAGCAAACGGAGACAATAGTTCACCGCAAACCCCGGAATCGTTGAATCCGTCCCGTACTCTGCTGGGAGAAAAACAAGAAGGGTGGCTACTTGAAAATCTTGACCAGTCTCAGTCCAACTGGAATGTATTGGCACAACAAATCTTTTTCTCTGAACGGAACTATGGCCCGAGTCCTGATGAGCCGTTATACAGCATGGATGCATGGGACGGTTATACGCCTGCCCGACAGCGGATTACCGATTTTGCAGCAACTAAAGATATGAATAACTTGATTGTCTTGACCGGTGATGTCCATGCAAGCTGGGCATCCAATCTGATGGCCGACTTTAAGGATCTGAACTCCCGCATCCTTGGCGCTGAATTTGTCGGAACGTCGATCACATCAGGCGGTAACGGAGCTGATGAGCGTGCGGATACCGACCGGATACTCGAACAAAATGAGCACATTAAATTTTTCAATGACTATCGGGGCTACGTTCGCTGTCAGGTTACACCTACACAATGGAAGACGGATTACCGTGTTCTGCCATTTGTAACCAAACCGGGAGCGGATATTTCCACACGAGCATCTTTTATTTATAAAAAAGATCAGGAAGGCTTAAAAGAACTCTCTGCAACAATCGTTCCACAAGGGAAAACGAAATCCAATGAAGTGGAAGTTGATCGATACCGTGCCCATGACCGCGCGCATACCAAACAACAAAAACAACCGAATTAA
- the tatA gene encoding twin-arginine translocase TatA/TatE family subunit, with product MISNIGIPGLILILVIALIIFGPSKLPEVGKAFGKTLTEFKNASHDLMSGDSKDEKDEKGKNTSDLTEQETNKSAG from the coding sequence ATGATCTCAAACATTGGCATCCCGGGACTGATTTTAATCCTTGTCATTGCGCTGATTATTTTTGGTCCGTCAAAGCTTCCGGAGGTCGGCAAAGCGTTCGGCAAAACATTGACCGAATTCAAAAACGCCTCGCATGATTTAATGTCCGGAGATAGTAAGGATGAAAAAGACGAAAAGGGCAAAAATACATCGGATTTGACAGAGCAGGAAACGAACAAATCAGCAGGATAG
- the tatC gene encoding twin-arginine translocase subunit TatC gives MGDKNIQIVGHLEEFRNRLIITISAFIVFLIGSFVFVNPIYDWLIRDLDTKLAVLGPSDILWVYFMIAAVIALAATIPVAAFQIWRFVAPALSHEERKVTLRFIPALFMLFVAGITFGYFLLFPIVLNFLMSLSEGQFFVMFTADKYFRFMLNLTLPFGILFEMPLVVLFLTRLGILNPARLKKARKVSYLVLVIVSVIITPPDFISDFLVTIPLLVLYEISISLSGMVYKKKLNRENAVEYSVS, from the coding sequence ATGGGAGATAAAAACATACAGATTGTTGGTCATTTAGAGGAATTCCGTAACAGGTTGATCATTACGATCTCAGCATTTATTGTTTTTTTGATTGGTAGCTTTGTATTTGTTAACCCGATATACGATTGGCTTATAAGAGATCTTGATACGAAACTTGCTGTACTTGGACCCAGTGATATTCTTTGGGTTTATTTCATGATTGCCGCAGTCATTGCACTGGCAGCAACCATTCCGGTAGCGGCATTTCAAATATGGAGGTTTGTTGCGCCTGCGTTAAGCCATGAAGAACGAAAAGTAACATTACGCTTCATCCCTGCCCTGTTCATGTTATTCGTAGCCGGGATTACCTTTGGTTATTTTCTTTTATTTCCGATTGTACTTAACTTTTTAATGTCCCTTTCAGAAGGGCAATTCTTTGTGATGTTCACAGCAGATAAGTACTTCCGCTTTATGCTGAACCTGACACTGCCTTTTGGCATATTGTTTGAGATGCCACTCGTTGTCCTGTTTTTAACAAGATTAGGCATATTAAACCCAGCCAGGCTCAAGAAAGCCAGAAAAGTTTCCTATTTAGTGCTGGTCATTGTATCTGTAATCATCACCCCACCTGATTTTATATCGGATTTTCTGGTGACAATACCACTGCTTGTGCTGTATGAAATCAGTATCAGCCTGTCTGGTATGGTATATAAGAAAAAGTTGAATCGGGAAAATGCCGTGGAGTATTCTGTTTCGTGA
- a CDS encoding pyroglutamyl peptidase produces MMYKRKRYLNFVLAIIVVIALSALVFSPSSVSAKSKVDCFDYSVQLTLEEQRITDSPYPYAEQILQHSGFDRFVKKFEQRLCSSPNLKHTQKMVKRLGTSLWNKAVARAQGKNVDGDLDSYDDRPLYWARLSMTKALRQWDPDFNVSNKNRQKLLKSLKYTSRGIASINFPKGKGVKLILVSGFDPYGFGTEYGARHSNPSGAIALQLDGLHFKTNDGQPAVIQSVNFPVLWKPFEEGIVENTFAPYLKEGPQQIDLMMTLSQGGPGKFDIEGYHGRWHVGTDNNGKWREGVIPTVSSWPMPNPLPEFIETTLPASAMINADTGPLPVRRDNHVCEWLPPNFSEMVCHDNGPTPGSKARSGGGGSYLSNEVGYRSNRVRLGLGAFEIPGGHVHIPSLDYPEDPEKYINPAFKYQRTIIVNQGVELVKAAAK; encoded by the coding sequence ATGATGTACAAAAGAAAACGTTATCTTAATTTTGTGCTTGCCATCATCGTAGTTATTGCACTATCTGCACTTGTTTTTTCACCTTCATCTGTGTCCGCAAAATCAAAGGTTGACTGCTTTGACTATAGTGTTCAGTTAACCCTTGAGGAGCAGCGGATCACCGATTCACCGTATCCATATGCAGAGCAAATTCTTCAGCACAGCGGTTTTGACCGATTTGTTAAGAAGTTCGAACAAAGGTTATGTTCTTCACCCAATTTAAAACATACTCAAAAAATGGTAAAACGACTCGGAACTTCGCTATGGAATAAAGCAGTTGCCCGTGCACAGGGGAAAAACGTTGACGGAGACCTTGATTCGTATGATGACAGACCTCTTTATTGGGCAAGATTATCGATGACCAAGGCACTGCGCCAATGGGACCCTGATTTCAATGTCAGTAATAAAAATCGGCAAAAACTTTTAAAATCGCTAAAATATACATCCCGGGGCATTGCTTCCATTAATTTTCCAAAAGGCAAGGGAGTAAAATTAATCCTCGTCAGCGGTTTTGATCCATATGGTTTTGGAACAGAGTATGGCGCCCGACATAGTAATCCTTCCGGGGCTATTGCACTGCAGCTTGATGGATTACATTTTAAAACGAACGATGGACAGCCCGCCGTTATCCAATCCGTGAATTTCCCTGTCCTCTGGAAACCTTTTGAAGAAGGGATTGTTGAGAACACTTTTGCACCTTACCTTAAAGAAGGTCCTCAACAGATTGATTTAATGATGACATTAAGCCAAGGTGGCCCAGGAAAGTTTGATATTGAAGGATATCACGGTCGTTGGCATGTCGGCACTGATAACAATGGGAAATGGCGTGAAGGCGTAATACCAACTGTATCAAGCTGGCCTATGCCTAATCCTCTTCCAGAGTTTATCGAAACCACTTTACCGGCAAGTGCGATGATTAATGCAGATACAGGACCATTACCAGTTAGGCGTGATAATCATGTTTGCGAATGGCTTCCGCCTAACTTTTCTGAAATGGTTTGTCATGATAACGGGCCGACTCCAGGCTCCAAGGCTCGCAGCGGAGGAGGAGGAAGCTATCTTTCTAATGAAGTGGGCTATCGATCCAACCGTGTAAGACTAGGTCTAGGAGCATTTGAAATCCCTGGTGGACATGTCCATATTCCTTCATTAGATTACCCGGAGGATCCTGAGAAATATATCAATCCCGCCTTTAAGTACCAGCGCACCATCATCGTTAATCAAGGGGTTGAACTGGTGAAGGCTGCTGCAAAGTAG
- a CDS encoding M14 family zinc carboxypeptidase — protein sequence MRTVVRAGVFFLLVVFITFFNLGNMDKEVFAKGETFSSNTQNYDRIPFNKFQLLLKSDAKLFNDYQYEYTPYSEIPGILHRIEKNSNRVKVEVIGQSAGGHNLYSVTITDPSLGKGRYGNWKMIKKKMTENPAEAQEWIEKHPNYKVPILVNGSIHGDEYVGTDAVLQLVEHFAFANDQETKKVLSNTILVFNVVMNPDGRINGTRSNSNGIDLNRDFLVQTQPETKALVDLMTKWNPMVFLDLHGYVNLIEPTTHPYNPNYEFDLFIKWALDHAIAMEDEVVSNKEDYESERYKNLDSVIIPYRDMESGWDGYPPIFTTQYGMYHGTYSYTLEAPNNTRDGVAWHVNAVMGALQFAVENKAGMIHDQIEIFKRGVNANHPGDDEDLYPESYVLPVDGEDPTVTLKAVEHLLNNGVEVERAKKAFTVNGKKYDAGTFVVDMNQPKAGMANMMLWEGEDVSDITDSMYDIAVSGLPDLWGFEAIGVEEEISNTKQVKHISHQGELSGKGPYLIPNSSVQAVALVNDLLQKDIPVYRGDDGNFFVRDQKGSVLRKAVKESGLNIKTSEFPENARKLSNLNVAVLEEGGTKLALERLGFDVKKITPAEVAEEGLSNIDVLVYSGSKRLISSLMIEGEYDRFKQTINQFVTNGGKFIAVGKGASEAAKKLELTDVGIQGSDSSYSNAIVHVKYDEDNLLTAGYAGSGTGFVYNPVWYTGIDNETVIATFADENFFKAGFWKDSAEAQGQAVIVKENEKNVLLIGLRAGFRNYPDHLYRLFSNAVFGEAFGTAKDKKLISSSNGNFKKIQLERQAAR from the coding sequence ATGCGAACGGTAGTACGTGCTGGTGTGTTTTTTCTGCTTGTTGTTTTTATTACCTTTTTTAATCTCGGAAACATGGATAAGGAGGTTTTTGCCAAAGGAGAAACATTTAGCTCGAATACGCAAAACTATGATCGAATTCCGTTTAACAAGTTTCAGCTGCTGCTTAAATCGGATGCTAAATTATTCAATGATTACCAGTATGAATATACACCATATAGTGAAATCCCTGGAATTTTGCACCGAATAGAGAAAAACAGCAATCGGGTAAAGGTGGAGGTTATTGGCCAATCGGCCGGAGGACACAACCTCTATTCTGTGACGATTACAGATCCGAGTTTAGGTAAAGGCAGGTATGGTAATTGGAAAATGATTAAGAAGAAAATGACCGAAAACCCTGCCGAAGCACAGGAATGGATTGAAAAACATCCGAATTATAAAGTTCCCATTCTCGTGAACGGTTCTATCCATGGCGATGAGTATGTTGGAACGGATGCCGTTTTACAATTAGTGGAGCATTTTGCCTTTGCAAATGACCAGGAGACGAAAAAGGTTTTGAGCAATACGATATTGGTTTTTAATGTCGTGATGAATCCGGACGGCCGGATTAATGGAACGAGGTCTAACAGTAATGGAATAGATTTAAATCGGGATTTTCTCGTTCAGACACAACCGGAAACAAAAGCTTTAGTAGATCTAATGACAAAATGGAATCCGATGGTTTTTCTTGATTTGCATGGATATGTCAATTTGATTGAACCGACTACGCACCCGTATAACCCGAATTATGAATTCGATTTATTTATCAAATGGGCACTTGATCATGCGATTGCTATGGAAGATGAAGTAGTTTCCAATAAAGAAGACTATGAATCTGAACGCTATAAAAACCTGGATTCGGTTATCATTCCGTACCGTGATATGGAATCGGGCTGGGATGGATATCCGCCTATTTTTACAACACAATATGGAATGTATCACGGGACGTACAGTTATACGCTTGAAGCACCCAATAATACAAGGGACGGTGTAGCATGGCACGTGAATGCAGTTATGGGGGCGTTGCAGTTTGCTGTAGAAAATAAAGCTGGAATGATCCATGATCAAATTGAAATTTTCAAACGTGGGGTAAACGCTAATCATCCAGGAGACGATGAAGACTTGTATCCGGAATCGTATGTATTGCCGGTCGATGGAGAGGATCCGACTGTAACGTTAAAAGCTGTGGAGCATCTGCTGAATAATGGTGTGGAAGTGGAGCGTGCGAAGAAAGCCTTTACCGTTAATGGGAAAAAATATGATGCCGGAACCTTTGTTGTCGATATGAATCAGCCTAAAGCAGGGATGGCGAATATGATGCTTTGGGAGGGTGAAGATGTAAGCGACATAACGGATTCCATGTATGATATTGCTGTTTCAGGACTGCCGGATCTATGGGGATTTGAGGCAATAGGTGTTGAAGAGGAAATCAGCAATACTAAGCAGGTCAAGCATATCTCACATCAGGGTGAACTGTCCGGAAAAGGTCCATATCTGATCCCGAACAGTTCCGTGCAGGCAGTAGCGCTTGTGAATGATCTGCTGCAAAAGGATATACCGGTTTACAGAGGCGATGATGGGAATTTTTTTGTTAGGGATCAAAAAGGGAGTGTTTTGCGCAAAGCAGTTAAGGAATCGGGCTTGAACATTAAAACAAGTGAATTTCCTGAAAATGCCCGGAAATTGTCTAATTTGAATGTTGCAGTGTTGGAAGAAGGTGGTACAAAACTGGCGCTCGAAAGGTTAGGTTTCGATGTTAAGAAAATCACCCCTGCTGAGGTGGCTGAGGAAGGGCTTTCCAATATTGATGTTTTAGTTTACAGCGGCTCAAAAAGGTTAATTTCCTCACTAATGATCGAAGGGGAGTATGATCGTTTTAAACAAACGATAAATCAATTCGTCACAAACGGTGGTAAATTTATTGCGGTTGGGAAAGGAGCTTCTGAAGCAGCTAAGAAATTGGAGTTAACAGATGTCGGTATTCAAGGATCTGACAGCAGTTACAGCAATGCAATTGTCCATGTTAAGTACGATGAAGATAATCTGCTCACAGCAGGTTATGCTGGAAGTGGTACAGGATTTGTGTATAATCCGGTCTGGTATACGGGAATTGACAACGAGACTGTTATTGCTACTTTCGCGGATGAGAACTTTTTCAAGGCTGGTTTCTGGAAAGACAGTGCAGAAGCTCAGGGGCAAGCCGTTATCGTAAAAGAAAATGAAAAGAATGTTCTTCTCATAGGGTTGCGGGCAGGTTTCCGGAATTATCCGGATCATTTGTACAGGCTGTTTTCGAATGCTGTGTTTGGAGAGGCGTTCGGTACAGCAAAAGATAAGAAATTGATTAGTTCCAGCAATGGTAATTTTAAAAAGATACAGTTGGAGAGACAAGCTGCAAGGTAA
- the lpdA gene encoding dihydrolipoyl dehydrogenase, which translates to MKTYNLAIIGGGPGGYVAAIRAAKDGLSVALVEGRDLGGTCLNRGCIPSKTMLKHAEVIEQIKGSKTYGITVNDFSFSIGDMVTRKNKVVNTLKNGINSLMKQNKINVYQGYGHVKEDKSVTIESDSGTESIQAENVILANGSEPLVPNLPGIDNIDYYTSDTIFDIDEIPEHLVIMGGGVIGLEIACIFNSMDTKVEIVEMADRILPAEDPDASDYLAKALSKKGNTLHTSAKITGFRSAGDKKSVELETADGNKKVIETDSVLIAVGRKPNLTGIETLNVNFDGRFVKVNQNLETSIAGIYAVGDLIGGYQLAHAASNEGIRAVTHIAGKASLPGETNIPRCVYTFPEVASVGMTESEAKEKGYSLKTKKVDIAANGKAIAAGETSGFMKLIADEKYGEVLGVVMVGSHVTEMISQATAFMHLEGTVEEIDSMVFPHPTISESLGEAGSAWLEKGIHFS; encoded by the coding sequence ATGAAAACTTACAATCTCGCAATTATCGGCGGTGGCCCCGGCGGTTATGTGGCAGCAATCCGGGCGGCAAAGGATGGCCTAAGTGTTGCCCTTGTCGAAGGCCGCGACCTTGGTGGAACCTGTCTGAACCGTGGGTGTATCCCTTCCAAAACGATGCTGAAGCATGCCGAAGTAATCGAGCAAATAAAAGGCTCCAAGACATATGGTATAACCGTGAATGACTTTTCCTTTTCGATAGGGGATATGGTTACTCGCAAAAACAAGGTTGTTAACACCTTGAAAAATGGCATTAACAGCTTGATGAAGCAAAATAAAATAAATGTTTATCAGGGCTATGGGCATGTAAAAGAAGATAAAAGCGTGACCATAGAATCTGATAGCGGAACGGAGTCAATTCAGGCTGAAAATGTCATTCTCGCAAATGGATCAGAGCCACTTGTTCCAAATCTTCCAGGAATTGATAACATTGACTACTATACGAGTGACACCATTTTTGATATCGATGAAATCCCGGAACATCTCGTTATTATGGGGGGTGGTGTTATCGGATTGGAAATCGCTTGTATTTTCAACAGTATGGATACGAAAGTGGAAATCGTCGAAATGGCCGATCGAATTTTGCCTGCAGAAGACCCGGATGCATCGGATTATTTGGCAAAAGCGTTAAGTAAAAAAGGGAATACATTGCATACGAGTGCTAAAATCACTGGTTTCCGCTCTGCCGGAGATAAAAAATCTGTGGAATTAGAGACTGCAGATGGCAACAAGAAAGTAATTGAAACAGATAGTGTTTTGATTGCAGTAGGACGTAAACCAAATCTGACCGGTATCGAAACGTTGAACGTCAATTTTGATGGCAGGTTCGTGAAAGTCAATCAAAATCTTGAGACATCGATTGCCGGCATCTATGCAGTTGGTGACCTGATTGGAGGATACCAGCTGGCACACGCTGCAAGCAACGAAGGTATCAGGGCGGTCACGCATATTGCTGGAAAAGCTTCGCTGCCGGGTGAAACAAATATACCGCGTTGTGTTTATACTTTCCCTGAAGTTGCCAGCGTGGGGATGACTGAATCCGAGGCGAAAGAAAAAGGTTACAGCTTAAAAACGAAAAAAGTGGATATCGCTGCAAACGGAAAAGCAATCGCGGCTGGTGAAACAAGCGGATTCATGAAATTGATTGCGGATGAGAAATACGGTGAAGTACTGGGTGTTGTCATGGTAGGTTCCCACGTCACTGAGATGATTAGCCAGGCAACAGCCTTTATGCATCTGGAAGGAACGGTTGAAGAAATTGATAGTATGGTGTTCCCGCATCCAACAATTTCGGAGTCATTGGGTGAAGCAGGAAGTGCTTGGCTGGAAAAAGGGATACATTTTAGTTGA
- a CDS encoding dihydrolipoamide acetyltransferase family protein yields MAKEVFMPKLSSTMEVGTLLEWFKEEGDPVEVGEPLFEIMTDKINIEVESYEEGILLKRYYEINAEIPVNAVIGYIGEENEEVPEEAPAGEGAGEENSQNVADGESTQSETPATAEAPSGEDKSQDDTDGKVRATPAARRIAREQNVELTSIKGSGPKGRIHEQDVKDALDNAKATPLAEKVAKDKGVDLAQVDGSGANGKVRKDDVLKNTTAALQNEPVEEAERIKLKGIRKAVADKMVESTNNIPHVTLTSEIDMTHVIDVRKSLLPIIEKQTGYRLSYTEILMKATSQVLEAHPRVNASLIDNEIILNKAVNIGLAVAIEDGLIVPSVKDANKKGLAELTKVSKGLGQKARDNKLTPDEMTGSTFSISNLGMYAIDGFTPIINPPETAILGVGRIVEKPVVVDGSVEVRSMMVLSLSFDHRVIDGAPAAAFLTELKERLENPYGLLI; encoded by the coding sequence ATGGCTAAGGAAGTATTTATGCCGAAACTCAGTAGTACGATGGAAGTCGGAACACTGCTGGAATGGTTCAAAGAAGAAGGTGACCCTGTAGAAGTTGGTGAGCCGTTATTTGAGATAATGACTGATAAAATAAATATCGAAGTAGAGTCCTATGAAGAAGGGATTCTGCTGAAACGGTATTATGAAATCAATGCTGAGATCCCGGTAAATGCCGTGATCGGTTATATTGGTGAAGAAAATGAGGAAGTACCTGAAGAAGCACCTGCAGGAGAAGGAGCTGGCGAAGAGAATTCACAGAATGTAGCTGATGGGGAATCCACTCAGTCCGAAACGCCCGCAACTGCAGAAGCGCCATCTGGAGAAGATAAATCACAGGATGACACGGATGGTAAAGTCAGAGCGACACCTGCTGCCAGACGTATAGCACGTGAGCAAAATGTTGAGCTGACATCTATCAAAGGGTCCGGACCAAAAGGCCGTATTCATGAGCAGGATGTTAAGGATGCACTGGATAATGCAAAAGCAACACCACTTGCTGAAAAAGTTGCTAAGGATAAGGGTGTTGATCTCGCACAAGTGGACGGATCGGGTGCAAATGGAAAAGTCCGTAAAGATGATGTGCTTAAGAATACCACGGCCGCCTTACAGAACGAACCCGTTGAGGAAGCTGAACGCATCAAGCTGAAAGGAATTCGAAAAGCGGTTGCGGATAAAATGGTTGAGAGTACAAACAACATCCCACATGTTACCTTGACAAGCGAAATCGACATGACACATGTCATCGATGTTCGGAAGTCATTACTGCCAATCATCGAAAAACAAACAGGCTACAGACTGTCTTATACAGAAATTTTGATGAAGGCAACATCACAAGTTCTGGAAGCTCATCCACGGGTGAATGCGTCACTGATCGATAATGAGATTATTCTTAATAAAGCAGTGAACATTGGCTTGGCTGTTGCAATAGAAGATGGTTTGATTGTTCCATCTGTTAAAGATGCGAATAAAAAAGGTCTGGCTGAATTGACTAAAGTCAGTAAAGGATTAGGTCAAAAAGCTCGCGATAACAAATTGACACCGGATGAAATGACTGGCAGCACGTTCTCAATCAGTAATTTGGGTATGTATGCGATCGATGGCTTCACACCAATCATTAATCCACCGGAAACGGCCATTTTAGGTGTTGGACGAATTGTGGAAAAACCGGTTGTTGTGGATGGGTCAGTTGAAGTAAGATCAATGATGGTGCTAAGCCTGTCATTTGACCACCGCGTAATAGACGGTGCACCGGCAGCAGCATTCCTGACCGAATTGAAGGAACGGCTGGAAAATCCGTATGGTCTGTTGATATAG
- a CDS encoding alpha-ketoacid dehydrogenase subunit beta, translating to MREITYSEAVREAMSQEMRKNDDVYILGEDIGVYGGAFGVTRGMIEEFGPERVRNTPISESGIAGAAVGSALTGMRPIAELQFSDFITIALDQMANQAAKIRYMYGGKGKVPMVLRTPSGSGTGAAAQHSQSLEAWVAHVPGLKVVQPSTGYDAKGLLKAAIDDDNPVIFYEHKTLYGTKSDVPEEQYSIPLGQADVKREGTDVTIVATAVMVHRALEAAAELEEEGISVEVIDPRTLVPLDEETIVKSVAKTGRVIVVHEAVKRGGYGGEIASMIVESDAFDFLDAPIKRLGGASSPVPYNPELEKSHVPQVPNIIQAVKETLNKA from the coding sequence ATGAGAGAAATTACCTATTCAGAAGCAGTTCGTGAAGCGATGAGCCAGGAGATGCGCAAAAATGACGATGTGTATATTTTAGGTGAAGATATTGGTGTATATGGCGGCGCGTTTGGTGTAACACGTGGCATGATCGAAGAATTCGGCCCTGAGCGTGTCCGTAATACACCAATCAGTGAATCCGGAATAGCCGGGGCTGCGGTTGGTTCAGCACTGACAGGAATGCGTCCGATTGCTGAGCTGCAGTTTTCCGATTTTATTACAATTGCTCTTGATCAGATGGCCAACCAAGCAGCTAAGATCCGTTACATGTATGGCGGTAAAGGGAAGGTTCCGATGGTATTACGGACGCCGAGCGGATCAGGTACAGGTGCCGCTGCACAGCATTCACAAAGTTTGGAAGCGTGGGTAGCGCATGTACCAGGTCTAAAAGTTGTCCAGCCGTCCACAGGATATGATGCTAAAGGACTACTGAAAGCAGCGATTGATGATGACAACCCGGTTATTTTTTACGAACATAAAACCCTTTATGGTACCAAATCTGACGTACCGGAAGAGCAGTATAGCATTCCACTAGGACAAGCTGACGTGAAACGTGAAGGAACGGATGTAACGATTGTAGCAACCGCTGTTATGGTTCACCGCGCGCTTGAAGCTGCAGCGGAACTAGAAGAAGAGGGAATCAGTGTTGAGGTGATTGATCCTCGGACATTGGTACCACTTGATGAAGAAACAATTGTAAAATCCGTAGCCAAAACCGGCCGTGTCATTGTTGTTCATGAGGCAGTAAAACGTGGTGGATACGGTGGCGAGATCGCAAGCATGATTGTTGAAAGTGATGCCTTTGACTTTCTGGATGCACCAATTAAGCGTTTAGGTGGGGCGTCTTCACCAGTTCCATACAATCCGGAATTGGAAAAATCGCATGTGCCTCAAGTACCGAATATTATTCAAGCGGTAAAAGAAACGCTAAATAAGGCATAG